One Verrucomicrobiales bacterium DNA window includes the following coding sequences:
- a CDS encoding sulfite reductase subunit alpha, whose product MSTSEQAAGVVAQYGRKNPFPARITHRRSLTKPGSGKDTRHLELSLAGSGLHYTVGDSLGVFARNPPSLVAELLAVLGLDPQEQVTLAQGQSVSLLTALSSHLTLNRASRKILHGVFDRLPVGTAARERLEALMADDAQVAEYLFSRDYVDVLRDYPEARFESAGAFVKMLSPIQPRLYSIASSMAAHPNEVHLCVAVVRYETHGRKKMGLASGFLADLAREGEADVPVFVQESPKFFLPSDPTRDVIMVGPGTGIAPFRAFLEQREVDRATGRNWLFFGEQHAATDFLYEEDLYRFQKRGVLHRLDLAFSRDQAEKIYVQTRMLQHAAELWQWISNGAYFYVCGDARRMAKDVHQTLIQIVREQGGMAPEAAVAFVEQTLMKTERRYLRDVY is encoded by the coding sequence ATGAGCACGTCCGAACAAGCCGCCGGTGTCGTTGCGCAGTATGGTCGGAAGAATCCCTTTCCGGCTCGTATTACTCATCGTCGTTCTCTCACCAAACCCGGCTCTGGCAAGGACACGCGTCACTTGGAACTGAGTTTGGCTGGCAGCGGGTTACACTACACGGTAGGTGACTCTTTGGGGGTATTTGCCCGGAACCCGCCTTCGCTGGTCGCGGAGCTGCTGGCTGTCCTCGGACTGGATCCCCAGGAACAGGTGACTTTGGCCCAGGGTCAGTCGGTTTCCTTGCTCACAGCGCTCTCGTCGCATCTCACGCTTAACCGGGCCAGTCGAAAGATACTGCACGGGGTGTTCGATCGATTGCCTGTCGGCACGGCAGCGCGTGAGCGTTTGGAAGCGTTGATGGCCGATGATGCCCAAGTGGCCGAGTACTTGTTCAGTCGCGATTATGTGGATGTCCTGCGTGACTATCCCGAGGCGCGCTTTGAATCGGCGGGCGCCTTCGTCAAGATGTTGAGCCCCATCCAGCCGCGGCTCTATTCGATTGCGTCGTCGATGGCCGCCCATCCGAACGAGGTGCATCTGTGTGTAGCGGTCGTGCGCTATGAAACGCATGGACGGAAAAAGATGGGGCTCGCCTCGGGTTTTCTGGCCGACCTAGCCCGGGAAGGGGAAGCGGATGTTCCGGTGTTCGTTCAGGAATCGCCTAAATTCTTCCTGCCGTCGGACCCAACCCGCGACGTGATCATGGTGGGGCCGGGCACGGGCATCGCTCCCTTTCGAGCCTTTCTCGAGCAGCGCGAGGTGGACCGAGCCACGGGGCGCAACTGGCTCTTCTTTGGGGAGCAGCACGCGGCCACGGATTTTCTTTACGAAGAAGATCTCTATCGGTTTCAGAAGCGAGGAGTCCTGCATCGGCTCGATCTGGCGTTTTCCCGGGATCAGGCGGAGAAGATCTATGTGCAAACGCGCATGCTCCAGCATGCGGCTGAGCTGTGGCAGTGGATCTCCAACGGCGCTTATTTTTACGTTTGTGGCGACGCTCGACGCATGGCGAAGGACGTGCATCAGACGCTTATTCAGATTGTTCGCGAACAGGGGGGGATGGCTCCGGAGGCCGCCGTGGCTTTCGTTGAGCAAACCCTCATGAAGACCGAGCGTCGATACCTGCGGGATGTTTATTGA
- a CDS encoding radical SAM protein gives MIPQLAFRTLRTADPRCIGKFLWNFGFKGMISVEQFKRRLKRGEYFPPFLYLSIINSCNLRCQGCWVDVEADRNALSLDDLNRTINDAKKHGNSFFGILGGEPFMHPELLDLLAAHPDCYFQLFTNGQFITEKVAARLRELGNSTPLISIEGREMVSDERRGKKDVYSKTLRGLDYCLRARLLTGVATSVCQSNIDELLTESWLNELIRRGVHYVWYHSYRPVGPKMNTGLGLRPDQLTRVRRFIVEMRARMPIAMIDAYYGHDGQALCPMSTGISHHVSPRGDIEPCPIIQFAKETVQDERGVFTAIRDSAFLKDFRELSAQHTRGCVVLERPDLVKSLVVKHGARDTTVRGTAMAELEAMQPRASQWLPGEEIPEKHWLYWVAKRFWFGDFGAYARLEGQPPPRSAPPKS, from the coding sequence ATGATCCCGCAACTCGCCTTTCGGACCCTGCGCACCGCCGATCCACGCTGCATCGGGAAGTTTCTCTGGAACTTCGGGTTCAAGGGAATGATCTCCGTCGAACAGTTCAAACGACGGCTCAAGCGCGGCGAGTACTTCCCCCCCTTCCTGTACCTCTCGATCATCAATTCCTGCAACTTGCGCTGCCAGGGCTGCTGGGTGGATGTGGAGGCGGATCGCAACGCGCTGTCGCTTGATGATCTCAACCGCACCATCAACGATGCCAAGAAGCACGGTAATTCCTTCTTCGGAATCCTGGGCGGCGAGCCGTTCATGCATCCCGAGTTGCTGGATCTGCTGGCGGCGCATCCCGACTGTTACTTCCAACTCTTTACCAACGGACAGTTCATCACTGAGAAGGTGGCGGCGCGCCTGCGGGAACTCGGTAACTCGACGCCACTCATCAGTATTGAGGGGCGTGAGATGGTGAGCGATGAGCGTCGCGGCAAGAAGGACGTTTACAGCAAGACCCTGCGCGGGTTGGACTATTGTCTGAGGGCCCGTTTGCTGACGGGGGTGGCGACCAGCGTGTGCCAATCCAACATCGACGAGCTGTTGACGGAGTCCTGGCTGAACGAGTTGATTCGCCGGGGTGTTCATTACGTGTGGTATCACAGCTACCGTCCGGTCGGGCCGAAGATGAACACCGGGTTAGGGTTGCGACCTGACCAGCTCACGCGAGTGAGGCGGTTCATTGTGGAAATGCGCGCTCGCATGCCGATTGCGATGATCGATGCCTATTATGGCCATGATGGACAGGCACTCTGCCCCATGTCCACGGGCATCAGCCATCATGTGAGCCCGCGAGGCGACATCGAACCGTGTCCGATCATTCAGTTTGCCAAAGAGACGGTGCAGGACGAGCGGGGGGTTTTTACGGCGATTCGTGACAGCGCGTTCTTGAAGGATTTCCGGGAGCTATCCGCTCAGCACACCCGTGGCTGCGTGGTGTTGGAGCGTCCCGATTTGGTGAAGTCGCTGGTGGTCAAACATGGGGCGCGGGACACCACGGTTCGGGGGACGGCCATGGCGGAGCTCGAGGCGATGCAACCCCGGGCGAGCCAGTGGCTACCGGGAGAGGAGATTCCGGAGAAGCATTGGCTGTATTGGGTAGCCAAGCGATTTTGGTTTGGGGATTTCGGGGCCTATGCCCGGCTGGAAGGACAGCCCCCGCCTCGTTCGGCGCCACCGAAATCCTGA